AGAACGAGGCGCTGCCCGCGCTCGAATCCGGTTGGCGCGACGCGCAGAACCTGCTCAACGAGCAACGCAGCGAGATCGCGCAGGTCGAGCAGAATCTCAAACTTGAAGCCGCGCATCAGCGCAATGCCGATCAGGCGTTGCAGCAGTTGCAGCAGCGTCAGGAGCGTTTGCAGGGTGAGGCGCGCGGGCTCGACAAGCCCGACGAAGCCGAGCTTGAGATCCAGCGCGGCGACCTCGCCGAACATCAGGCGATGCTCGAAGACGCGCAGGCCGAACTGGCGGACGCTGAAGAACGTCTGCCACGACTCGAAGCCGAGCGTGCCGAAGCGCAGGCGCGCGTGCAGTCGGAAGCGGCGACGATCGCTCAGCTTGAGGCGCGTCTGACAGCGCTCAAGCAACTCCAGGAAAGTGTGCAGACGGAAGGCAAGGTCCAGCCGTGGCTCGACAAGCACGAGCTGGCGCAATTGCCGCGTCTGTGGAAGAAGTTGCATATCGAGCCGGGCTGGGAGCCGGCGCTCGAATCGGTGCTGCGCGAACGTCTCGCTGCGCTCGAAATCAGCAACCTCGATTGGGTGAAGGCCTTTGCGAGCGATGCGCCGCCGGCCAAGCTGGCGTTCTATTCGCCGCCACCGGCTGCGCGTGCGGTGGAAGCGCCGGCGTCGCTGCGTCCGCTGTTGTCGTTGCTGCGCATCGACGATCCGGGCTTGCGAGCCGTGTTGCAGGAATGGCTCGGCCACGTGTTCGTTGCCGACGATCTTGCGCAGGCGATGGTTGCCCGCGCGCAGTTGCCGGAAGGCGCGTCGATTGTCGTCAAGGCAGGCCATCAGGTCACGCGTGTTGGCGTCCAGCTTTATGCGGCGGACTCCGAGCAGGCCGGTTTGCTCGCCCGTCAGCAGGAAATCGAGAATCTGGGCAAGCAACTGCGTGCACAGGCATTGCTTTCCGACGAAGCCAAATCGGCTGCCGTGCGCGCCGAGGCGGCCTACAGTCAGGCAGCGCAGTCGCTGAGCGAAGTGCGCGGACGCGCCGAGCGCGCCACGCAACGCGTGCATGCTTTGCAGATGGACGTGCTCAAGCTCACGCAGGCTTACGAGCGTTACAACGCCCGCAGCACGCAGATCGACGAAGAGCTGCGCGAAATCGCCGCACAGATCGAAGAGCAACTGGCGATGCGTGCCGAGTCGGAGGCGAACTTCGAACAAAGCGATGCGCGTCTGGCCGAGTTGCAGGCGACGTTCGAAGACGGCCAGCTTGAATTCGAATCGCTCGACAGCCAGTTGTCCGACGCGCGTAATCGGGCCCGTGAACTGGAGCGCCTGGCACAGGAAGCGTCGTACGGACAGAAGGGCATCTCCAGCAAGATCGACGAGCATCGCCGCAACATTCAGACGGCGCTCGAACAGGCCGAGCGCCTCGTCGTCTCGATCGAGCAGGCGCAGGCGGAACTCGCACAGATTACCGAGCAGACGGCCGAAAACGGTCTGCAGGACGCACTCGAACTGCGCGCCGAGAAGGAAGAGATTCTGGGGGCTGCCCGTATCGAGCTCGACGCACTGACGCAAAAATTGCGTCAAAGCGACGAAGAGCGGCTGGCCGCTGAGCGTGGTTTGCAGCCTCTGCGCGATCGCATCACGGAATTGCAATTGAAGGAGCAGGCGGCACGCCTGAATCGCGAGCAGTTCGTCGAGCAACTGACGACGGCCGAAGTGGACGAGGAGGCGCTCTCCGCGAAGTTGACGGCGGACATGAAGCCGTCGTATCTGCAGGGCGAGGTCACGCGCATCAACAACGCGATCAACGCGCTCGGACCGGTCAACATGGCCGCGCTCGAAGAGTTGGAGACGGCGCGCGAGCGCAAGGTCTTCCTCGATGCGCAATCGGCCGACCTGAACGACGCCATCGAGACCCTCGAAGGCGCCATCCGCAAGATCGACGAAGAGACGCGTGTGCTGTTGCAAGGCACGTTCGACGAAGTGAACAAGCATTTCGGCGAACTGTTCCCGATGCTGTTCGGTGGCGGCCAGGCGAAACTCATCATGACCGGCGACGAGATTCTCGACGCCGGTGTGCAGGTCATGGCGCAACCGCCGGGCAAGAAGAACTCTACGATCCATCTGCTGTCAGGGGGAGAGAAGGCGCTCACGGCCATTGCGCTGGTGTTCGGGATGTTCCAGCTCAATCCCGCGCCTTTCTGTTTGCTTGACGAGGTGGACGCGCCGCTCGACGACGCTAACACCGAGCGCTACGCCAAGATGGTGGCGCGCATGTCGGACCGTACCCAATTCGTATTTATTTCGCATAACAAAATCGCGATGGAAATGGCCAATCAGCTCATCGGCGTCACCATGCAGGAACAAGGGGTGTCGCGGATCGTGGCGGTGGACATGGAGTCTGCGATCAATCTGGCCGAGATCGCCTGACCCCGCGCCTACGATGGAGAAGAGAGAGGAACGCCGCGCATGAATGAACTGCAGCTGAGCTTGATTGCCGCAGGGGTAGTGGTACTGCTGGGAGTGGTGGCATATAACGCCTGGCAAGGCAGCAAGGCACGCGCGCGCATACCGCGTCGCATGCCGGTCGACGGGGCGGGTATCGACGCGACCGCCGGCACGCCCGACACCGACGACGACCGCCCGTTCATCGAACCGACGCTGTCGCCGCCGCGCGTGCCCACGCTTGGACCGGCTGCGGCCGGCACGTCGGTGCAAGACGCTTTTGCCATCAATGAAGATGCCTGGGACGCCCCGCCGGCAGCGCGCAAGCGTGCCGCGCAGGAGGCGGCTGCACGGGCTGCAGAAGGTGGCGATTCGGACGTGGTTGCCGACACTGCGCCCGTCCAGCCGGGTGACGTCGATGAGGCGCAACGCCGCGATGCGCAGGAAGCGGCGACAGCCAGCGCGGTCGCACGCGTCGACGCTGAACTGGCCGCCGACGACACGGTAGACGCTGCCACGGCAGGTGCTGCCGCTAACGCCGCAGCGGCGGCCGATGCCGAAGCGGTTGCGCTGCAAGTCGATGCTGCCCCGACATCCACCGACGCTGCGGTGCCCGCACCGGCAACGCCCGCAGCGCCGGTTCCAGCCGCGCGTCCGGCGGCGCCGAGCGGACCGCCCCCGATCATCGACGAGCGTATCGACTGCGTCGTCGAGTTGCCGTTGGCGAACTTGGTGGCCGCCGAACGGTTGATGCCGCTGACGGTGCGCATGCGCCGCGCGGGCAGCAAGCCGGTGAACGTAGAAGGCCGCATTGACGAAGCGTCCGCATGGGAGCCGATTCGCACGGGTGGCCGATATCATCAGTTGCGCATGGCGGTACAGTTGGCCAATCGCGCGGGCGCCCTGAACGAAGTCGAGTTCTCCGAGTTCTCGAATCTCGTGCAGACGCTGGCGGATGCCGTCGATGCCTTGCCTGAATTGCCCGACATGATGGAAACGGTCGCCCGCGGCCGTGAACTCGACAGCTTTGCCGCACAATGCGACGCTCAATTGTCGGTCAATGTGCTGTCGGACGGCGCGCCGTGGTCGGCCAACTATGTACAGGCCGTCGCGACACAGGACGGCTTGCTGCTCTCGCGTGATGGCATGCGTTTCGTCAAACTCGATTCGCGTCAGAATCCGGTGTTCATGCTGCAATTCGGCGACACCAACTTCCTGCGCGACGACCTGACGTACAAGGGCGGCGACCTGATCACCATGCTGCTCGACGTGCCGGTGGCCGACGAAGACCTCCTGCCGTTCCGTCTGATGTGCGATTACGCCCGTTCGATCGGCCAGCGTATCGGTGGCCGCGTGGTGGACGATCAACGTCGACCGCTTTCGGATGCTGCGCTGCAAAACGTCGACAAGCAATTGCTCAAGCTTTACGAACGCCTTGAGGCGCGCGGTCTTCCGGCGGGTTCGCCCGTCACCCGCCGTTTGTTCAGCCAGTAAGTCCAGGGCGATTTGCTGCGTTTGGGCACGGCCGGATTCACGCGGCCTGCCGTCGCATTCGATGCACGCCGTTCACCGTCGGGTGAGCGGCGTTTTTGTTCCGTTTTTGTTCCGATGGATTGCACCTGTCGACGACGCGCAATGGCGCACGTCGAAGGCATAATGTTCTGACTTCTCGTATTCCGAGTCTTGCACGCATGTCCCAAACTTCCGTTCCGGGTCAGGGCGCGAACGCCCCTACGCCAGCCGATGCTACTGCCGTCGCGCAACGTGCCGCCGAGTTGCGCAACGAGCTAGCCCGCCACAACCGCGCCTATTACGAAGACGATGCCCCGCTCATTCCCGACGCGGAGTACGACCGCCTCTTTGGCGAACTCGTCGCGTTGGAGAATGCGTTTCCCGAGTTGCAGCAGGCCGATTCGCCCACCCAGCGTGTCGGTGGGAAGCCCGTCGACGGATTCGCACCGGTGGTGCACCGTGTGCCGATGCTTTCGTTGAATAACGGGTTCGCCGACGAGGACGTCGAGGCGTTCGACCGGCGCGTGAGCGACGGACTGCGTCCCGATGCTGCGGGTGCTGCGGGTGCTGCGGGGGCGGGCCATGCGTCATCCGGCGATCTGTTCGGTGCGCCGGTCGAGTATGCCGCCGAGCTGAAGTTCGACGGTCTGGCCATTGCGTTGCGCTACGAGCAGGGCATGCTCGTGCAAGCTGCGACCCGCGGCGACGGTACGACGGGCGAGGACGTCACCGCCAACATCCGCACCATCAAGAAAATCCCCCTCAAGCTCGCGACGGACAACCCGCCCGAAGTACTCGAAGTGCGCGGCGAAGTGTTGATGTTCCGTGCGGACTTCGACAGGCTCAATGAGGCGCAGGAAGCGGCTGGCGAGAAGGTTTTCGTCAATCCGCGCAATGCGGCCGCCGGAAGTCTTCGCCAGCTCGATTCGAAGATTACGGCCAAGCGTCCGTTGTCGTTCTTCGCCTACGGCGTAGGCGAACTGGTCGGCGTGCCGATGCCGGAGACGCACTCGGCCTTGCTCGACTGGTATGTGACGCTGGGTATTCCGGTCAACGACAAGCGGGAGGTCGTGCAGGGCGCGCAAGGACTGCTGACGTTCTACCGCGAAGTCGGTGAGGCGCGCGCCTCGTTGCCTTACGACATCGACGGCGTGGTCTACAAGGTCAATCGTCGCGACGAGCAGGATCGTCTCGGCTTCGTCTCGCGCGCCCCGCGCTTTGCCCTGGCGCACAAATTTCCGGCGCAGGAGGCGCTGACGACGTTGCTCGACATCGAAGTGCAAGTCGGACGCACCGGGGCGATCACACCGGTGGCGCGACTTGCGCCGGTGTTCGTTGGCGGCGCGACGGTGACGAATGCCACGCTGCACAACGAGGATGAAATTCGTCGCAAGGACGTGATGATCGGCGATACGGTGATTGTGCGTCGCGCGGGCGATGTGATTCCCGAAGTCGTCGGATCGGTGCTGGACCGTCGCCCGGAGGACGCGCGTGCTTTCGTGATGCCCACTGAGTGTCCGGTATGCGGTTCCGCCATCGAGAAGCTTCCGGACGAAGCGATCGCACGATGCACCGGCGGGCTGATTTGCGCCGCGCAGCGCAAGCAGGCGCTGTTGCACTTCGCCCAGCGTCGCGCCCTCGATATCGAGGGGCTCGGCGACAAACTGGTGGAGCAACTGGTCGATCAGCAGATCATTCGGACCCCGGCCGACCTGTTCAAACTGGGCGTCGCCAAGCTCGCTGCGCTTGACCGGATGGCCGACAAATCGGCCGCCAATCTCGTCGCGGCGCTCGATGCGGCGCGTCATACCACGCTGGCGCGCTTTATCTTTGCACTGGGTATTCGCCACGTCGGTGAAGCGACGGCGAAGGATCTCGCGCGGCACTTCGGCAAGCTCGACAACCTGATCGCCGTCTGCAAACGCGATTCCGATCTCGCGGAACTGCTGGCCGTTCCGGACGTCGGACCGATTGTGGCCGAGTCGATCAACAATTTCTTCTGCGAAGATCATAATGTCGAAGTGATCGAGCAACTGCGGGCGGCGGGGGTGACGTGGCCGGAGTCGGAACCGGCGGCCGTCGCGCCGTTGCCGCTGGCGGGCAAGACGTTTGTGTTGACTGGAACATTGCCGACGCTCTCGCGTGACGAAGCGAAGGCAATGCTCGAAGCTCAGGGAGCCAAGGTGGCTGGCTCGGTGTCTGCGAAAACGGACTACGTGGTCGCGGGCGAAGAGGCGGGCAGCAAGTTGGCAAAGGCCGAGGCACTGGGTGTGCCCGTGCTCGACGAGGACGCTATGCGCGCGATGTTGGCCGCGCTTTGATGTGAGGACCGAACCGATGATCCGTGACATTCTGAAGATGGGCGATCCGCGCTTGCTGCGTATCGCCAAACCTGTCGAGCAGTTCGGCACGCCCGAGTTGGACGAGCTGATTGCCGACATGTTCGAGACCATGAAGCATGCGAACGGCGCCGGGCTTGCCGCACCGCAGATCGGCGTCGATCTGCAGGTGGTGATCTTCGGCTTCGAGCATAACGAGCGCTATCCGGACGCTCCGGAAGTGCCGGAAACCGTGCTGATCAACCCGGTCATTACGCCGTTGACGCAGGACATGGAAGAGGGCTGGGAAGGCTGCCTGTCGGTGCCGGGCCTGCGCGGTATGGTCAACCGCTATTCAATGCTGCGCTACGAAGGATTCGACCAGCACGGTCACGCCATCGACCGCGTGGCGGAAGGATTTCACGCCCGTGTCGTGCAGCACGAGTGTGACCATCTGATCGGCAAGCTCTATCCGATGCGGATTACCGACTTCAGCAAGTTCGGTTTTACCGAAATCCTTTTCCCGGGGCTCGATCCGAATAGCGACGATTGAGTGGGACGCCGGGGTTAATGTGTCCCTGATCTGCGATTGACGTTTCACTCCGGCGTTTGCCGGTGACGATAAAAAAGCCCGCCTGATGGCGGGCTTTTTCATGGCCGCGACGAGTGAATCGTCGCCGAATCAGAACCCTTCGCCAGCACGCAGGTAACGCCATTCGCCCACAGGCAGATTGCCCAGGGTGATTTGTCCCATGCGAACTCGTTTGAGGCCCGTCACGTGCAAACCGACCAGTTCGCACATGCGGCGAATCTGACGCTTCTTGCCTTCCTTGAGCACGAAGCGAAGTTGCTCCGGGTTCTGCCAGTCCACCTGTGCGGGCTTGAGCGGTTGGTCGTCAAGCTCAAGTCCGTGACGTAGCAGCGCCAGGCGGTCGGCCGGGAAGTGCGCCTGCACGTTCTGCGAGTGCTCGTTGTACGACACGCGCACGAGATATTCCTTCTCGATGTCCGAATCCTCGCCGATCAACTGCTTGGCAATGCGGCCGTCCTGTGTGAGGACGAGCAGGCCCGTGGAGTCGATGTCGAGGCGTCCGGCAGGCGCCAGACTGCGCAGATGCGACGGCGAGAAGCGCACGCCGGCGTCGTCTTCGGCCCAGTGATGCTCGCTGGTCACCAGCACGACAGCAGGATCGTAGCCGTCTTCCGCCTGACCCGAGACGTAAC
The Pandoraea oxalativorans genome window above contains:
- the smc gene encoding chromosome segregation protein SMC, translated to MRLTSIKLAGFKSFVDPTNFAVPGQLVGIVGPNGCGKSNIIDAVRWVLGESRASELRGESMQDVIFNGSTARKQASRASVELVFDNSAGRAAGQWSQYAEIAVKRVLTRDGTSSYYINNLPARRRDIQDIFLGTGLGPRAYAIIGQGMISRIIEAKPEELRVFLEEAAGVSKYKERRRETENRLQDTRENLTRVEDILRELGTNLEKLESQAVVANRFKDLQRDGEEKQQLLWLLRKNEAQNEQERQQRAIESAQVDLEAQMSRLRGSESDLETLRAAHYTATDAVQAAQSAMYEANSEVSRLEAEIRYVVESRNRVQAQLAALTSQREQWQARSAQSEEELALAEEELIIAEERAATAQDQAADQNEALPALESGWRDAQNLLNEQRSEIAQVEQNLKLEAAHQRNADQALQQLQQRQERLQGEARGLDKPDEAELEIQRGDLAEHQAMLEDAQAELADAEERLPRLEAERAEAQARVQSEAATIAQLEARLTALKQLQESVQTEGKVQPWLDKHELAQLPRLWKKLHIEPGWEPALESVLRERLAALEISNLDWVKAFASDAPPAKLAFYSPPPAARAVEAPASLRPLLSLLRIDDPGLRAVLQEWLGHVFVADDLAQAMVARAQLPEGASIVVKAGHQVTRVGVQLYAADSEQAGLLARQQEIENLGKQLRAQALLSDEAKSAAVRAEAAYSQAAQSLSEVRGRAERATQRVHALQMDVLKLTQAYERYNARSTQIDEELREIAAQIEEQLAMRAESEANFEQSDARLAELQATFEDGQLEFESLDSQLSDARNRARELERLAQEASYGQKGISSKIDEHRRNIQTALEQAERLVVSIEQAQAELAQITEQTAENGLQDALELRAEKEEILGAARIELDALTQKLRQSDEERLAAERGLQPLRDRITELQLKEQAARLNREQFVEQLTTAEVDEEALSAKLTADMKPSYLQGEVTRINNAINALGPVNMAALEELETARERKVFLDAQSADLNDAIETLEGAIRKIDEETRVLLQGTFDEVNKHFGELFPMLFGGGQAKLIMTGDEILDAGVQVMAQPPGKKNSTIHLLSGGEKALTAIALVFGMFQLNPAPFCLLDEVDAPLDDANTERYAKMVARMSDRTQFVFISHNKIAMEMANQLIGVTMQEQGVSRIVAVDMESAINLAEIA
- a CDS encoding cell division protein ZipA C-terminal FtsZ-binding domain-containing protein — encoded protein: MNELQLSLIAAGVVVLLGVVAYNAWQGSKARARIPRRMPVDGAGIDATAGTPDTDDDRPFIEPTLSPPRVPTLGPAAAGTSVQDAFAINEDAWDAPPAARKRAAQEAAARAAEGGDSDVVADTAPVQPGDVDEAQRRDAQEAATASAVARVDAELAADDTVDAATAGAAANAAAAADAEAVALQVDAAPTSTDAAVPAPATPAAPVPAARPAAPSGPPPIIDERIDCVVELPLANLVAAERLMPLTVRMRRAGSKPVNVEGRIDEASAWEPIRTGGRYHQLRMAVQLANRAGALNEVEFSEFSNLVQTLADAVDALPELPDMMETVARGRELDSFAAQCDAQLSVNVLSDGAPWSANYVQAVATQDGLLLSRDGMRFVKLDSRQNPVFMLQFGDTNFLRDDLTYKGGDLITMLLDVPVADEDLLPFRLMCDYARSIGQRIGGRVVDDQRRPLSDAALQNVDKQLLKLYERLEARGLPAGSPVTRRLFSQ
- the ligA gene encoding NAD-dependent DNA ligase LigA, with amino-acid sequence MSQTSVPGQGANAPTPADATAVAQRAAELRNELARHNRAYYEDDAPLIPDAEYDRLFGELVALENAFPELQQADSPTQRVGGKPVDGFAPVVHRVPMLSLNNGFADEDVEAFDRRVSDGLRPDAAGAAGAAGAGHASSGDLFGAPVEYAAELKFDGLAIALRYEQGMLVQAATRGDGTTGEDVTANIRTIKKIPLKLATDNPPEVLEVRGEVLMFRADFDRLNEAQEAAGEKVFVNPRNAAAGSLRQLDSKITAKRPLSFFAYGVGELVGVPMPETHSALLDWYVTLGIPVNDKREVVQGAQGLLTFYREVGEARASLPYDIDGVVYKVNRRDEQDRLGFVSRAPRFALAHKFPAQEALTTLLDIEVQVGRTGAITPVARLAPVFVGGATVTNATLHNEDEIRRKDVMIGDTVIVRRAGDVIPEVVGSVLDRRPEDARAFVMPTECPVCGSAIEKLPDEAIARCTGGLICAAQRKQALLHFAQRRALDIEGLGDKLVEQLVDQQIIRTPADLFKLGVAKLAALDRMADKSAANLVAALDAARHTTLARFIFALGIRHVGEATAKDLARHFGKLDNLIAVCKRDSDLAELLAVPDVGPIVAESINNFFCEDHNVEVIEQLRAAGVTWPESEPAAVAPLPLAGKTFVLTGTLPTLSRDEAKAMLEAQGAKVAGSVSAKTDYVVAGEEAGSKLAKAEALGVPVLDEDAMRAMLAAL
- the def gene encoding peptide deformylase, which produces MIRDILKMGDPRLLRIAKPVEQFGTPELDELIADMFETMKHANGAGLAAPQIGVDLQVVIFGFEHNERYPDAPEVPETVLINPVITPLTQDMEEGWEGCLSVPGLRGMVNRYSMLRYEGFDQHGHAIDRVAEGFHARVVQHECDHLIGKLYPMRITDFSKFGFTEILFPGLDPNSDD